In one Candidatus Eisenbacteria bacterium genomic region, the following are encoded:
- a CDS encoding indolepyruvate ferredoxin oxidoreductase has product MSERVLLGDEGLALGSVHAGLSAAYAYPGTPSTEILEFLLEYQEEHGRPHAAWCINEKTAYAQALGACFVGRRALVSMKHVGLNVAADPFMNSALVATHGGLVVAVADDPGMHSSQNEQDSRFYADFARVMCLEPGSQQECYDMTREAFDLSEKFGVPVMLRITTRLAHSRTVVKLRAPRAENEVRKAPQRASWILLPGNARRAWRSLLERQREMVAWSEAAEWNTLALAPDNHELGVITAGIARNYYQENLPELAHAPSHLHIGAYPLPVEKIRQLAAHVKRLLVLEDGYPFIERQLAGLLPQPVEVTGKLTGALPPDGELNPDLVRAALGLPTRAGVKLEGITLPNRPPQLCQGCPHGHAYKALKKALEPYDTNMVTSDIGCYTLGALPPYSAIESCVCMGASVGMAKGAAEAGFFPVTAVIGDSTFLHSGVAPLMDAVSANTNMTLLILDNQAIAMTGGQPPRMPSSRLHDVVLGIGVDPKHCHVVEAMPRQVDAIAELIGSEIRHEGLSVIIAVRECLETARRKRREAVVTA; this is encoded by the coding sequence ATGTCCGAAAGAGTGCTGCTCGGCGACGAGGGCCTCGCTCTCGGGTCCGTCCACGCCGGCCTCTCCGCCGCCTACGCCTATCCCGGCACGCCCTCCACCGAGATCCTCGAGTTCCTGCTCGAATACCAGGAAGAGCACGGGCGCCCGCACGCGGCGTGGTGCATCAACGAGAAGACCGCCTACGCGCAGGCCCTGGGCGCCTGTTTCGTGGGCCGCCGCGCGCTGGTGAGCATGAAGCACGTGGGGCTCAACGTGGCCGCCGACCCGTTCATGAACTCCGCGCTGGTGGCCACGCACGGCGGCCTGGTGGTGGCGGTGGCCGACGATCCGGGCATGCACAGCTCGCAGAACGAGCAGGACAGCCGCTTCTACGCCGATTTCGCGCGCGTGATGTGCCTCGAGCCCGGCTCGCAGCAGGAGTGCTACGACATGACCCGCGAGGCGTTCGACCTCTCCGAGAAGTTCGGCGTGCCGGTGATGCTGCGCATCACCACCCGCCTGGCGCACAGCCGCACGGTGGTGAAGCTGCGCGCGCCGCGCGCCGAGAACGAGGTCCGCAAGGCCCCGCAGCGGGCCTCGTGGATCCTGCTGCCCGGCAACGCCCGGCGCGCGTGGCGAAGCCTCCTGGAGCGCCAGCGCGAGATGGTGGCGTGGAGCGAGGCCGCGGAGTGGAACACGCTCGCGCTGGCTCCCGACAACCACGAGCTGGGTGTGATCACCGCGGGCATCGCCCGCAACTACTACCAGGAAAACCTGCCGGAGCTCGCGCATGCGCCCTCCCACCTGCACATCGGCGCCTATCCCTTGCCGGTGGAGAAGATCCGCCAACTCGCCGCGCACGTGAAAAGATTGCTGGTACTGGAGGACGGCTATCCGTTCATCGAGCGGCAGCTGGCGGGGCTGCTGCCGCAGCCGGTGGAAGTGACCGGCAAGCTCACCGGTGCCCTGCCCCCGGACGGCGAGCTGAACCCCGACCTGGTGCGCGCCGCGTTGGGGCTACCGACGCGCGCCGGCGTGAAGCTGGAGGGCATCACCCTGCCCAACCGGCCGCCGCAGCTGTGCCAGGGCTGCCCGCACGGGCACGCCTACAAGGCGCTGAAGAAGGCGCTGGAGCCTTACGACACCAACATGGTCACTTCCGACATCGGCTGCTACACGCTGGGCGCGCTGCCGCCGTATTCGGCCATCGAGTCGTGCGTGTGCATGGGCGCCTCGGTGGGCATGGCCAAGGGCGCGGCGGAGGCGGGCTTCTTCCCGGTCACCGCGGTGATCGGCGACAGCACTTTCCTGCACTCGGGCGTGGCGCCGCTCATGGACGCGGTGTCGGCCAACACCAACATGACGCTGCTGATCCTGGACAACCAGGCCATCGCCATGACCGGCGGCCAGCCGCCGCGCATGCCCTCCTCGCGGCTGCACGACGTGGTGCTGGGCATCGGCGTGGATCCGAAGCACTGTCACGTGGTGGAGGCGATGCCGCGCCAGGTGGACGCCATCGCGGAACTGATCGGCAGCGAGATCCGCCACGAGGGGTTGTCGGTGATCATCGCGGTGCGCGAGTGCCTGGAAACCGCGCGGCGCAAGCGGCGCGAAGCCGTGGTGACGGCGTGA
- the mtnA gene encoding S-methyl-5-thioribose-1-phosphate isomerase produces MRATWWIEDGVAYIDQRRLPHALEIGVAASVEEVARAIEDMAVRGAPAIGVFAGYGLALAAKLGDDLGAAYERLARTRPTAINLWKGLDTVRGACAAASKTLRARATLATARAFDDAEVAAGEAIGTHGLALFRQGTRVLTHCNAGWLAVQDWGTALAPVYRAHRAGMEPFVYVDETRPRLQGARLTTWELAQEGVRHALIADNAAAHLMQRGMVDLVITGSDRVAANGDAANKIGTFGKACAARQAGVPFYVAAPISTFDPGTASGADIPIEERSDDEVLFVEGVDESGTARRVRVAPEGTAVFNPGFDVTPHELISGIITEVGIVRATAEGVAEALNRAKA; encoded by the coding sequence ATGCGCGCCACATGGTGGATCGAGGACGGCGTGGCCTACATTGACCAGCGCCGGCTCCCGCATGCGCTGGAGATCGGCGTGGCCGCGTCCGTGGAGGAGGTGGCGCGCGCCATCGAGGACATGGCGGTGCGCGGCGCGCCGGCCATCGGGGTGTTCGCGGGCTACGGGCTGGCGTTGGCGGCGAAGCTCGGCGACGACCTGGGCGCCGCCTACGAGCGCCTGGCGCGCACGCGGCCCACGGCCATCAACCTGTGGAAGGGGCTGGACACGGTGCGGGGCGCCTGCGCCGCGGCTTCGAAGACCCTGCGTGCCCGCGCCACGCTGGCCACCGCGCGCGCCTTCGACGACGCCGAAGTGGCCGCCGGGGAGGCCATCGGCACGCACGGGCTGGCGCTGTTCCGGCAGGGCACGCGCGTGCTCACGCACTGCAACGCGGGCTGGCTGGCGGTGCAGGATTGGGGCACCGCCCTTGCCCCCGTCTACAGGGCCCACCGCGCGGGCATGGAGCCGTTCGTGTACGTGGATGAGACGCGCCCGCGGCTGCAGGGCGCCCGGCTGACCACCTGGGAGCTGGCCCAGGAGGGCGTGCGCCACGCGCTGATCGCCGACAACGCCGCCGCCCACCTGATGCAGCGCGGCATGGTAGACCTGGTGATCACCGGCTCTGACCGCGTGGCCGCCAACGGCGACGCCGCGAACAAGATCGGCACCTTCGGCAAGGCCTGTGCGGCGAGGCAGGCGGGCGTGCCCTTCTACGTCGCCGCCCCGATCAGCACGTTTGACCCGGGCACGGCCAGCGGCGCGGACATCCCCATCGAGGAGCGCTCGGATGACGAAGTGCTGTTCGTGGAGGGCGTGGACGAGTCTGGCACCGCGCGCCGGGTGCGCGTCGCGCCCGAGGGCACCGCGGTCTTCAACCCGGGCTTCGACGTCACCCCGCACGAGCTGATCAGCGGGATCATCACCGAAGTGGGCATCGTGCGCGCGACGGCCGAGGGCGTGGCGGAGGCGCTGAACCGCGCCAAGGCATAG
- a CDS encoding phosphoribosylanthranilate isomerase, giving the protein MDAPARTRVKICCIQDVDEAWMAVRAGADALGLVSAMPSGPGVIAEELIREIATAVPPPVATFLLTSKTDPVEIAAQHGRCGTTAIQLVDRLAPGAHRRLRAALPGVRLVQVVHVTGPESIREAREAAEEVDAVLLDSGNPALAVKELGGTGRTHDWALSARIRVALTVPVFLAGGLRPENAAAAVREVRPFALDVCSGVRAAGRLDPAKLKAFFAAVAVPRP; this is encoded by the coding sequence GTGGACGCCCCCGCCCGGACCCGGGTCAAGATCTGCTGCATCCAGGACGTGGACGAGGCCTGGATGGCCGTGCGCGCCGGAGCGGACGCGCTGGGGCTCGTGTCGGCCATGCCCAGCGGGCCCGGCGTGATCGCGGAGGAGCTCATCCGCGAGATTGCCACCGCCGTGCCGCCGCCGGTGGCCACCTTTCTGCTTACCTCGAAGACCGATCCTGTGGAGATCGCCGCCCAGCACGGGCGCTGTGGCACCACTGCGATTCAACTCGTGGACCGGCTGGCGCCCGGCGCGCACCGGCGTCTGCGCGCGGCGCTGCCCGGCGTGCGACTGGTGCAGGTGGTGCACGTGACCGGGCCGGAGTCGATCCGGGAGGCGCGGGAAGCGGCGGAGGAGGTGGACGCGGTGCTGCTGGATTCTGGCAACCCCGCGCTGGCGGTCAAGGAACTGGGGGGCACCGGGCGCACGCACGACTGGGCGCTCTCGGCGCGGATCCGCGTGGCGCTGACCGTGCCGGTGTTCCTGGCCGGCGGGCTCCGCCCGGAGAACGCCGCAGCGGCCGTTCGGGAAGTGCGGCCCTTTGCGCTGGACGTGTGCAGCGGCGTGCGCGCCGCCGGGAGGCTGGACCCCGCGAAGCTCAAGGCCTTCTTCGCCGCGGTGGCCGTCCCGCGGCCCTGA
- a CDS encoding class II aldolase/adducin family protein: MKSFHSGHPAGDRPAEGVIQFEAVHRPAELPEHTYGPTVRELAAWREVMNRLGLLGQHPERYEGYGYGNVSARLGPFGNMTQGLRRFLITGTQTGGLRMVGLENFCVVERYDLGANRVHSFGPAQPSSESLTHGALYDAAPDARVVLHGHSPEIWRHARELHLPITRADVANGTPEMAREVTKLVRESAASEMRILVMGGHEDGVLTFGRTAAEAGEALVRNLARACTLLS; the protein is encoded by the coding sequence ATGAAGTCCTTCCACTCGGGCCATCCCGCCGGCGACCGCCCCGCCGAAGGCGTCATCCAGTTCGAGGCCGTCCACCGCCCGGCCGAGCTACCAGAGCACACCTACGGCCCCACGGTGCGCGAGTTGGCGGCCTGGCGCGAGGTCATGAACCGCCTGGGCCTGCTGGGCCAGCACCCGGAGCGCTACGAGGGCTACGGCTACGGCAACGTGAGCGCCCGCCTGGGCCCGTTCGGCAACATGACCCAGGGCCTGCGCCGCTTCCTCATCACCGGCACCCAGACCGGTGGGCTGCGCATGGTGGGCCTGGAGAACTTCTGCGTGGTGGAGCGCTACGACCTGGGCGCCAACCGCGTGCACAGTTTCGGCCCGGCGCAGCCCTCTTCGGAGTCTCTCACGCACGGCGCGCTTTACGACGCCGCCCCGGACGCCCGCGTGGTGCTGCACGGCCACTCCCCCGAGATCTGGCGCCACGCGCGGGAACTCCACCTGCCGATCACGCGCGCCGACGTCGCAAACGGCACGCCGGAGATGGCACGCGAAGTGACCAAGCTGGTGCGCGAATCGGCCGCCTCCGAAATGCGCATCCTGGTCATGGGCGGCCACGAGGACGGCGTGCTGACGTTCGGCCGTACGGCGGCGGAAGCCGGTGAGGCCCTGGTGCGGAACCTGGCGCGGGCTTGCACGCTGCTATCGTAG
- the hypC gene encoding HypC/HybG/HupF family hydrogenase formation chaperone translates to MCLGVPGKVMDIQENALGMTMGTVSFGGVTKEVCLAYVPEVQPGEFVVVHVGFAISRISEEEAAETFELLKRMGELAELDVPQPDAQRPASPQPGAQRPARPQPDPPGKPGPAAS, encoded by the coding sequence ATGTGCCTCGGTGTCCCCGGCAAGGTGATGGATATCCAGGAGAACGCCCTGGGGATGACCATGGGCACGGTGAGCTTCGGCGGCGTCACCAAGGAAGTCTGCCTTGCCTACGTTCCGGAAGTGCAGCCCGGCGAGTTCGTGGTGGTGCACGTGGGCTTCGCCATCAGCCGCATCAGCGAGGAGGAGGCCGCGGAGACCTTCGAGCTGCTGAAGCGCATGGGCGAGCTGGCGGAGCTGGACGTGCCGCAGCCGGATGCGCAACGGCCCGCTTCACCGCAGCCGGGCGCGCAACGGCCTGCCCGTCCGCAGCCGGATCCGCCCGGCAAGCCCGGCCCCGCCGCCTCCTGA
- a CDS encoding carbamoyltransferase HypF — MTEDVVSRLRLEIRGAVQGVGFRPFVYRLAEEFHLTGWVLNDARGVFLEVEGPRPALERFRERVETAPPPRAVLKSVEAAWLEPAGLAGFEIRHSDGGGSKSALVLPDIATCPDCRREVFDPSDRRHGHPFTNCTNCGPRFTILRGLPYDRPNTTMSGFPMCPACRAEYEDPRDRRFHAQPNACPECGPRAALWAADGSELAGTREAIPEAARALAEGRIVAVKGLGGFHLACDARSEPAVARLRERKHRWEKPLALMARDVEQAREFCDVDEVAVAHLESPEAPILLLPRKVGDVGAGGAEGARVASDAGATASISTIAPNVAPGNPCLGVMLPSTPLQHLLLRACNFPVVATSGNLSEEPLCTDEREALVRLAGIADLFLVHDRPIRRHVDDSVAWSVRGGVRLVRRARGYAPLPVSVARELPPILAVGAHQKNTVALSVGRQVFVSQHIGDLETPQAREAFERVIADFLSLYGARPLALAHDLHPDFVSTRWAKAWMSQDGGHEVVGSAAEGSPAAPAPAGGGAARLVAVQHHHAHLASCLAENGVSGRALGVTWDGTGYGTDGTVWGGEFLVGDASGYERVAALRPFRLPGGEAAVREPRRTALALLWEHFGVAALEREDLAVVRAVPAAERRVLATMLSRGLNAPVTTSAGRLFDAVAALAGLHLTVSFEGQAAMALEFAADPAEMGRYTLGCGAAAPSGVRGVAGEASRGPHAARLTLDWGPMLEEILEDLCRGRAAGTIAARFMNALVAAAVEVARAVDEPRVALTGGCFQNRLLTDRMSRALEEDGRAVLLHAQVPPNDGGISLGQVMVAAAQM; from the coding sequence ATGACTGAGGATGTGGTCTCCCGCCTCCGCCTCGAAATCCGCGGCGCCGTCCAAGGCGTGGGTTTCCGCCCCTTCGTCTACCGCCTCGCCGAGGAGTTCCACCTTACCGGCTGGGTGCTGAACGACGCGCGCGGCGTGTTCCTGGAAGTGGAAGGCCCGCGCCCGGCGTTGGAGCGCTTCCGCGAGCGCGTCGAGACCGCGCCCCCGCCGCGCGCTGTCCTGAAATCCGTCGAAGCCGCATGGCTGGAGCCCGCCGGACTCGCCGGTTTCGAGATCCGCCACAGCGACGGCGGGGGCTCGAAGAGCGCCCTGGTCCTTCCGGACATCGCCACCTGCCCCGACTGCCGGCGCGAAGTGTTCGACCCCTCGGATCGCCGCCACGGCCATCCGTTCACGAATTGCACCAATTGCGGGCCCCGCTTCACCATCCTGCGCGGGCTGCCCTACGACCGCCCAAACACCACCATGAGCGGCTTCCCAATGTGCCCCGCCTGCCGCGCAGAGTACGAAGACCCGCGCGACCGGCGCTTCCACGCGCAGCCCAACGCGTGCCCGGAGTGTGGGCCGCGCGCGGCGCTGTGGGCCGCGGATGGCAGCGAACTGGCCGGCACCCGCGAGGCCATCCCCGAAGCGGCGCGCGCGCTCGCCGAAGGGCGCATCGTCGCGGTGAAGGGCCTCGGTGGCTTCCATCTCGCGTGCGACGCGCGATCGGAGCCCGCGGTGGCTCGCCTGCGCGAGCGCAAGCACCGCTGGGAGAAGCCGCTGGCGCTGATGGCGCGCGACGTGGAGCAGGCGCGGGAGTTCTGCGACGTGGACGAGGTGGCCGTGGCGCATCTGGAGTCGCCGGAGGCGCCGATCCTGCTTCTGCCTCGCAAGGTGGGGGATGTGGGTGCGGGCGGAGCCGAAGGTGCGCGCGTGGCCTCGGATGCGGGCGCCACCGCCTCCATCTCCACGATTGCCCCCAACGTGGCTCCCGGCAACCCCTGCCTCGGCGTCATGCTCCCGTCCACGCCCCTTCAGCACCTGTTGCTCCGCGCCTGCAACTTCCCGGTGGTGGCCACCAGCGGCAACCTCTCCGAGGAGCCTCTGTGCACCGACGAGCGCGAGGCGTTGGTTCGCCTCGCTGGCATCGCCGACCTGTTCCTGGTGCATGACCGGCCCATCCGCCGCCACGTGGACGACAGCGTGGCGTGGTCGGTGCGCGGCGGCGTGCGCCTGGTGCGCCGCGCTCGCGGGTACGCGCCGCTTCCGGTCAGTGTGGCGCGCGAGCTGCCGCCCATCCTCGCGGTGGGCGCGCACCAGAAGAACACCGTGGCGCTGAGCGTGGGGCGGCAGGTGTTCGTGAGCCAGCACATCGGGGACCTGGAAACGCCGCAGGCGCGCGAGGCGTTCGAGCGGGTCATCGCGGACTTCTTGTCGCTCTACGGCGCGCGCCCGCTGGCCCTCGCGCACGACCTGCACCCGGATTTCGTATCCACGCGCTGGGCGAAGGCGTGGATGAGCCAGGATGGAGGTCACGAGGTGGTTGGATCGGCCGCAGAAGGCTCGCCCGCGGCGCCTGCACCGGCCGGCGGCGGTGCGGCGCGCTTGGTCGCGGTCCAACACCACCACGCCCACCTGGCGTCCTGCCTGGCCGAGAACGGCGTCTCAGGCCGCGCCCTGGGGGTCACCTGGGACGGCACCGGCTACGGCACCGACGGCACCGTCTGGGGCGGGGAGTTCCTGGTGGGCGACGCCTCCGGATACGAGCGCGTGGCGGCCCTCCGGCCCTTCCGGCTGCCCGGAGGAGAGGCGGCGGTGCGCGAGCCCCGCAGGACCGCGCTGGCGTTGCTCTGGGAGCACTTTGGCGTCGCCGCGCTGGAGCGCGAAGACCTCGCGGTGGTCCGGGCCGTCCCGGCAGCCGAGCGCCGGGTCCTGGCCACCATGCTCTCGCGCGGCCTCAACGCCCCGGTGACCACCAGCGCGGGGCGCCTGTTCGACGCCGTGGCGGCCCTGGCCGGTCTGCACCTCACGGTGAGCTTCGAGGGCCAGGCCGCCATGGCGCTCGAGTTTGCCGCAGACCCGGCGGAGATGGGCCGGTATACTCTCGGGTGCGGTGCGGCGGCGCCGTCCGGGGTCCGCGGGGTGGCTGGCGAGGCCTCTCGCGGCCCGCACGCAGCCCGCCTCACTCTCGACTGGGGCCCGATGCTGGAGGAGATTCTCGAAGACCTCTGCCGTGGCCGCGCCGCGGGCACCATCGCCGCGCGATTCATGAACGCCCTGGTGGCCGCCGCTGTGGAAGTGGCCCGCGCGGTGGACGAGCCCCGAGTGGCGCTTACCGGCGGCTGTTTCCAGAATCGCCTGCTCACGGATCGCATGAGCCGGGCACTTGAGGAGGACGGCCGCGCCGTCCTGCTCCACGCGCAAGTCCCGCCCAACGACGGCGGCATCAGCTTGGGCCAGGTGATGGTCGCGGCGGCACAGATGTAG
- a CDS encoding aldo/keto reductase has protein sequence MPTRNLGRTGYRVGVFSLGGQAAVEQADNEAAAVAILEKALDLGVNYIDTAAAYGGSERWSQRYVGQVMKRRRGEAFLASKTHDRTRDGSLKLLEESLRLLQTDHLDLWQLHNLTRMEQVEQIFGKGGAIEALQEAREQKMVRFLGVTGHADPDVLIEMIRRFDFDTVLMALNAADPHHLSFEAKLLPLAVEKQMGIIGMKIPARGRLLASWNPPPLDQQREAEKPAKPGALHMREALYYTLSHPVSTVIVGCDSPEQVEENVKLAREFNPYSEDQLGALVARTEPIAKQALFFRRWV, from the coding sequence ATGCCCACGCGCAACCTCGGCCGCACCGGATATCGCGTGGGAGTGTTCAGCCTCGGCGGCCAGGCGGCGGTGGAGCAGGCGGACAACGAGGCGGCCGCGGTGGCCATCCTGGAAAAGGCCCTCGACCTGGGCGTGAACTACATCGACACCGCCGCGGCATACGGCGGCAGCGAGCGCTGGAGCCAGCGCTACGTGGGCCAGGTGATGAAGCGCCGGCGCGGCGAGGCCTTCCTGGCCTCCAAGACGCACGACCGCACCCGCGACGGCTCCCTGAAGCTGCTCGAGGAGTCGCTGCGCCTGCTGCAGACCGACCACCTGGACCTGTGGCAGTTGCACAACCTGACGCGGATGGAGCAGGTGGAGCAGATCTTCGGCAAGGGCGGAGCCATCGAGGCGCTGCAGGAGGCGCGCGAGCAGAAGATGGTGCGTTTCCTGGGCGTGACCGGCCACGCCGACCCGGACGTGCTGATCGAGATGATCCGCCGTTTCGACTTCGACACCGTGCTCATGGCGCTCAACGCCGCGGACCCGCACCACCTGAGCTTCGAGGCGAAGCTGCTGCCGCTGGCGGTGGAGAAGCAGATGGGGATCATCGGCATGAAGATCCCTGCGCGGGGCCGCCTGCTGGCCTCGTGGAACCCGCCGCCGCTGGACCAGCAGCGCGAGGCGGAGAAGCCGGCGAAGCCCGGGGCGCTGCACATGCGCGAGGCGCTCTACTACACCCTGTCGCACCCCGTGAGCACCGTGATCGTGGGCTGCGACTCCCCGGAGCAGGTGGAGGAGAACGTGAAGCTGGCGCGGGAATTCAACCCGTACAGCGAGGATCAGCTGGGGGCGCTGGTGGCGCGCACCGAGCCGATCGCGAAGCAGGCGCTGTTCTTCCGCCGCTGGGTGTGA
- a CDS encoding MFS transporter: MAHSDTEAEHPGAPEAPKAAADGHGSLTLGESVKVLFSASRAFWLVNLVNFGDGIAYFGVLNLLTLFISGSVGFSDHMTGIAVSSFTGLVTLCMFGGGFVSDRLGVRHALTLSLAGVLLGRILLTLSPGMGGVAAVTLWAGLIVMGVAEGVIQPALYAGVKEFTDPRTATIGYSLLYAIMNLGIWAEAMVSPFIRAHGGISSVFWWMIGFTVLMLVANVLLFTKKVEDRDRVVAYVVKPEHDRRTLGAKIKELPFMDSRFQFFIFVLLPVRTLFAHQWLTLPDYVMRCFPKAVGARYEWFQGLNPFVIVIFVPLLAALTRRVNIITMMILGTAVSAVTTFILVPGPHLGTLITYVVLFSFGEAMWASRFLEYVANLAPAGKVGAYMGLAGIPWFLAKATTGLYSGLMIERFLPRNGPQDSGTMWFIYGCVALISPVGLLLGKKWVQRGSQAVR, encoded by the coding sequence ATGGCCCACAGCGACACCGAAGCGGAACATCCCGGCGCGCCCGAGGCGCCCAAGGCCGCGGCCGACGGCCACGGCTCCCTGACCCTGGGAGAGAGCGTGAAGGTGCTGTTCTCCGCCTCGCGCGCCTTCTGGCTGGTCAACCTGGTGAACTTCGGCGACGGCATCGCCTACTTCGGCGTGCTCAACCTGCTGACACTGTTCATCAGCGGCTCCGTGGGTTTCTCCGATCACATGACCGGCATCGCGGTGTCGTCCTTCACCGGGCTGGTGACGCTGTGCATGTTCGGCGGCGGGTTCGTCTCCGACCGGCTGGGGGTGCGCCACGCGCTCACGCTGTCGCTGGCCGGGGTGCTGCTGGGCCGGATTCTCCTGACCCTGAGCCCGGGCATGGGCGGGGTGGCGGCGGTCACGCTGTGGGCCGGGCTGATCGTCATGGGCGTGGCCGAGGGCGTGATCCAGCCGGCGCTCTACGCCGGCGTGAAGGAGTTCACCGACCCGCGCACCGCCACCATCGGCTACAGCCTGCTGTACGCCATCATGAACCTGGGCATCTGGGCGGAGGCCATGGTCTCGCCGTTCATTCGCGCGCACGGCGGCATCTCCTCGGTGTTCTGGTGGATGATCGGCTTCACCGTTCTGATGCTGGTGGCCAACGTGCTGCTGTTCACGAAGAAGGTGGAGGACCGCGATCGGGTGGTGGCCTATGTGGTGAAGCCCGAGCATGACCGCCGCACGTTGGGGGCGAAGATCAAGGAGCTGCCGTTCATGGATTCGCGCTTCCAGTTCTTCATCTTCGTGCTGCTCCCGGTGCGCACGCTGTTCGCGCACCAGTGGCTCACGCTGCCCGACTACGTCATGCGCTGCTTCCCCAAGGCGGTGGGCGCGCGCTACGAGTGGTTCCAGGGGCTGAACCCGTTCGTGATCGTGATCTTCGTGCCGCTGCTGGCGGCGCTCACGAGGCGGGTGAACATCATCACCATGATGATCCTGGGCACCGCGGTCTCGGCGGTCACCACGTTCATCCTGGTGCCCGGCCCGCACCTGGGCACGCTGATCACCTACGTGGTGCTGTTCTCGTTCGGCGAGGCCATGTGGGCCAGCCGCTTCCTCGAGTACGTGGCCAACCTGGCGCCCGCGGGCAAGGTGGGCGCGTACATGGGCCTGGCGGGCATCCCGTGGTTCCTGGCCAAGGCCACCACCGGGCTGTACTCGGGGCTGATGATCGAGCGCTTCCTGCCCCGGAACGGCCCGCAGGACTCCGGCACCATGTGGTTCATCTACGGCTGCGTGGCGCTGATCTCGCCGGTGGGCCTGCTGCTGGGGAAGAAGTGGGTCCAGCGCGGCTCCCAGGCGGTGCGCTAG
- a CDS encoding indolepyruvate oxidoreductase subunit beta, whose translation MKYDIILCGVGGQGVLSVAALIGRAAAAEGLQVKQSEVHGMSQRGGAVMAHLRFADHPVASDLIPQAGADLILSMEPMESLRYVGYLAAEAALVTATEPFKNIPDYPELDTVLAAIRRLPHSLLVDAAKLADEAGNPVAVNTVMVGAASRLLPFRADTLEKVVREMFSAKGVKVVEMNLKALELGRRAYAASSHTCTA comes from the coding sequence ATGAAGTACGACATCATTCTGTGCGGCGTGGGCGGCCAGGGAGTGCTGAGCGTGGCCGCGCTGATCGGGCGGGCCGCCGCGGCCGAGGGGCTGCAGGTGAAGCAGTCGGAGGTGCACGGGATGTCGCAGCGCGGGGGCGCCGTGATGGCGCACCTGCGCTTCGCGGACCACCCCGTGGCCAGCGACCTGATCCCGCAGGCCGGGGCCGACCTGATCCTCTCGATGGAGCCGATGGAGAGCCTGCGCTACGTGGGCTATCTCGCAGCGGAGGCGGCGCTGGTCACGGCCACCGAGCCGTTCAAGAACATCCCCGACTACCCGGAGCTGGACACCGTCCTGGCGGCCATCCGGCGCCTCCCCCACTCACTGCTGGTGGACGCGGCGAAGCTCGCCGACGAGGCCGGCAACCCGGTGGCGGTGAACACCGTCATGGTGGGCGCCGCCTCGCGGCTGCTGCCGTTCCGCGCGGACACGCTGGAGAAGGTGGTGCGTGAGATGTTCTCGGCCAAGGGCGTAAAGGTCGTGGAGATGAACCTGAAGGCGCTGGAGCTGGGACGGCGGGCCTATGCCGCCAGCTCCCACACCTGCACCGCGTAG